In the genome of Syngnathoides biaculeatus isolate LvHL_M chromosome 14, ASM1980259v1, whole genome shotgun sequence, one region contains:
- the LOC133512137 gene encoding retinol dehydrogenase 7-like, with protein sequence MFLYILGLLVLCFVYRWFRESKWVVNKGDKYVYITGCDTGFGHLLAKHMDKLGFRVIAGCYTEKGEDELKKASSVRLTTLHLDVTDSASVRQSTALIDTLVGQKGLWAVVNNAGTSVPAAPVDWLTVEDYKSMLAVNLVGVIDVTLSVLPLIKKARGRVVNVASVFGRISPFGGPYCVSKYGVEAFNDSLRLNLAPFAVKVLCVEPGFFKTNVTDPQILEKNGKKLWDRLPQDVKDDYGPDYVERALQTIVAKCKLLTDSDLMKVVGCMEHAIAAVHPRTRYSPGWDAKFIWLPLSYMPTFITDNLFLKFRPKIDASVF encoded by the exons ATGTTCCTGTACATTCTGGGGCTCCTGGTTCTGTGTTTTGTCTACAGGTGGTTCAGGGAGTCCAAATGGGTAGTAAACAAGGGAGACAAGTATGTCTACATCACCGGCTGCGACACTGGCTTTGGACATCTCCTAGCCAAGCACATGGATAAACTGGGCTTCCGCGTGATCGCCGGCTGCTATACAGAGAAGGGCGAGGATGAGCTGAAGAAGGCCTCCTCTGTAAGATTGACCACTCTTCATTTGGATGTCACCGACTCTGCTAGCGTTAGGCAGAGCACAGCTTTGATTGACACGCTCGTAGGGCAGAAAG GACTGTGGGCTGTTGTGAACAATGCGGGCACCTCCGTGCCAGCGGCCCCAGTGGACTGGCTGACTGTTGAAGACTACAAGAGCATGCTGGCTGTCAATTTGGTGGGCGTGATCGATGTGACACTGAGCGTTCTGCCTCTCATCAAGAAGGCCCGAGGCAGGGTGGTGAACGTGGCCAGCGTGTTCGGCCGAATCAGCCCTTTCGGCGGTCCGTACTGCGTCTCCAAATACGGCGTGGAGGCCTTCAATGACAGCCTACG TTTGAACTTGGCGCCATTTGCAGTCAAGGTGCTGTGCGTCGAGCCCGGTTTCTTCAAAACAAACGTTACCGACCCACAGatcctggaaaaaaatgggaagaagCTCTGGGACAGATTACCTCAGGATGTGAAAGATGACTATGGACCAGACTATGTGGAGCGTG CTCTCCAAACCATCGTAGCAAAATGCAAACTCCTGACGGACAGCGACCTGATGAAGGTGGTCGGCTGCATGGAACACGCCATCGCCGCCGTCCACCCTCGCACTCGTTATTCGCCCGGATGGGACGCCAAGTTCATTTGGTTGCCTCTGTCCTACATGCCCACCTTCATCACTGacaatttatttctaaaatttCGCCCCAAGATTGACGCGTCTGTCTTCTAA
- the abcb11a gene encoding bile salt export pump, with translation MKKTIKFTPPLVVDVAKQKNGDEKKQKKEENELSVGYFQLFRFATWKEVVMMVVGSVCALIHGAAGPLMLLVYGMMTNTFVDYEVELHELQDPNKTCRHNTIHWTNGSVYEPAENITLVCGVDIEAQMTMFAYYYIGIGIGVLFLSYFQVVLWVSAAARQIQRIRKTYFRKIMQMEIGWFDCNSVGELNTRLSDDINKLNNAIADQASFFIERLSTFVFGFMVGFIGGWKLTLVVIAVSPLIGVAAALMAMAVARVTGWELKAYAKAGAVADEVLSSIRTVAAFGGQDKEAERYDRNLVEAQNWGVKKGAIIGIFQGYLWCIIFLTYALAFWYGSKLVIETKELSPGTLVQVFFGVLIAAINLGQASPCLEAFASGRAAAKTIFETIDREAEINCFSDDGYKLDRVKGDIEFHNVTFYYPSRPEVVILNDLSVQVKADETTAFVGPSGSGKSTAVQLIQRFYDPKEGMVTLDGHDIRSLNIKWLRSLIGIVEQEPVLFATTIAENIRFGKPGVTMEEVIQAAKEANAYDFIMGLPQKFGTLVGEGGGQMSGGQKQRIAIARALIRNPRILLLDMATSALDNESEAVVQKALDKVRVGRTTISIAHRLSTIRKADVIVGFERGRAVEKGTHSQLLEKEGVYFTLVTLQNHSVSNTANGSASGAAAVENFETKPRTLSRSSCRSSKRSSGRLRSQSNLSSDFSPDTVSNSLRIFSSQKITQDIPEYEEEEDEHLQPAPIARILKYNQSEWPYMLLGSLGAAINGSVNPIYAVLFSQILGTFALADINEQRNQINGICVLFCIVAATSVFSQYLQGYAFAKSGELLTRRLRKLGFQAMLRQDIGWFDDLQNSPGALTTRLATDASMVQGATGSQIGMVVNSLTNIGASFIIAFYFSWKLTLVIMCFLPLIGLSGLLQAKMLTGFANEDKKAMEDAGQVSSEALANIRTIAGLTKESTFVESYEQKLECPYKSAKKRANIYGLFFGLSQCVIFMAYATSFRYGGYLVNAEGLQYVIVFRVISAVVTSGTALGRASSFTPDYAKAKTAAAHLFKLLDRTPKISISSTDGEKWENFKGEIEFVNCEFTYPTRPDVRVLKGLLVSVKPGETLAFVGSSGCGKSTSVQLLERFYDPDEGKVLIDGRPSQSVNVPFLRSQIGIVSQEPVLFDCSIAENIQYGDNTRSVSREEIVEAAKKAYLHDFVMTLPDKYETQVGAQGSQLSRGQKQRIAIARAIVRNPKILLLDEATSALDTESEKTVQSALDDARKGRTSIVIAHRLSTIQNADIIAVMSHGVVIEQGTHDELMAKTGAYYKLVTTGAPIS, from the exons atgaagaaaactATAAAGTTTACACCACCGCTTGTGGTAGATGTTG caaaacaaaagaacGG AGATGAAAAGAAACAGAAGAAAGAAGAGAATGAGCTCAGTGTTGGGTACTTTCAGCTG TTTCGATTTGCCACCTGGAAGGAGGTTGTGATGATGGTAGTGGGGAGTGTGTGCGCACTGATCCATGGTGCTGCGGGCCCTCTAATGCTGCTGGTGTACGGCATGATGACCAACACATTTGTGGATTATGAGGTGGAGCTTCACGAACTGCAAGACCCAAATAAAACGTGCCGCCACAACACCATCCACTGGACAAATGGCTCCGTTTATGAGCCTGCTGAAAACATTACTCTTGTTTGTGG TGTTGATATTGAAGCCCAGATGACTATGTTTGCATACTACTATATTGGGATTGGAATAGGAGTTCTTTTTCTTAGTTATTTTCAA GTTGTTCTCTGGGTGTCAGCCGCTGCGAGACAGATTCAGAGAATCCGAAAGACTTATTTCcgtaaaattatgcaaatggaGATTGGATGGTTTGACTGCAACTCTGTTGGGGAACTGAACACAAGATTATCTGA TGACATCAACAAGTTGAATAACGCCATCGCCGACCAGGCGTCTTTCTTCATCGAGAGGCTCTCCACCTTCGTGTTTGGGTTCATGGTGGGCTTCATCGGCGGATGGAAGCTGACATTGGTTGTGATTGCTGTGAGCCCTCTGATCGGTGTCGCAGCTGCACTGATGGCAATG GCTGTGGCCAGGGTAACAGGATGGGAGCTGAAAGCATATGCAAAGGCGGGAGCTGTGGCTGATGAGGTCCTGTCGTCCATTAGAACGGTGGCGGCGTTTGGTGGGCAGGACAAAGAGGCTGAGCG GTATGACCGAAACCTTGTGGAAGCACAGAACTGGGGAGTTAAAAAAGGTGCGATCATCGGAATTTTCCAAGGATATCTGTGGTGCATCATTTTCCTTACTTACGCTCTGGCTTTTTGGTATGGCTCAAAGCTTGTCATCGAAACTAAGGAGCTATCTCCTGGGACCCTTGTTCAA GTGTTTTTTGGAGTTTTGATAGCAGCAATAAACCTAGGCCAGGCCTCACCTTGCTTGGAGGCCTTTGCGTCAGGCCGTGCAGCTGCAAAGACCATCTTTGAAACTATTGACAGG GAAGCAGAGATAAATTGTTTTTCTGACGATGGTTATAAATTAGACAGGGTGAAAGGTGACATTGAGTTCCATAATGTCACGTTCTACTACCCATCCAGACCTGAAGTCGTG ATTTTAAATGATCTAAGCGTGCAGGTTAAAGCAGATGAAACCACTGCTTTTGTTGGACCCAGCGGCTCGGGGAAGAGTACAGCAGTGCAGCTCATCCAAAGGTTTTATGACCCAAAGGAAGGAATG GTGACTTTGGATGGCCATGACATCCGAAGTTTAAACATTAAGTGGCTGCGCTCATTGATTGGTATCGTAGAACAAGAGCCGGTGTTGTTTGCCACTACAATTGCAGAAAACATCCGCTTTGGAAAACCTGGAGTGACCATGGAGGAAGTAATTCAGGCGGCAAAAGAGGCCAATGCCTACGATTTTATAATGGGCCTTCCACAG aaatttGGTACTTTGGTGGGTGAAGGTGGAGGTCAAATGAGTGGAGGGCAGAAGCAGAGGATTGCTATTGCTCGAGCTCTGATCCGGAATCCTAGGATCCTGCTCTTGGATATGGCAACGTCAGCCCTGGACAATGAGAGTGAAGCTGTTGTCCAGAAGGCATTAGACAAA GTGCGTGTGGGAAGGACCACCATTTCGATAGCCCACCGTCTTTCCACCATCAGGAAAGCGGATGTGATCGTTGGATTTGAACGTGGACGGGCTGTGGAGAAAGGAACCCACAGCCAGCTCCTGGAAAAGGAAGGTGTCTACTTCACTCTGGTCACCCTGCAAAACCACAGTGTATCAAACACAGCTAATG GTTCTGCCAGTGGAGCTGCTGCTGTGGaaaattttgaaacaaaaccaagaacTCTTAGCCGGTCTAGCTGCAGGTCAAGTAAAAG GAGCTCGGGTCGACTGCGATCTCAGAGCAACTTGTCCAGTGATTTTAGCCCAGACACGGTATCAAACAGCCTCAGGATCTTTTCCAGCCAGAAGATCACACAAGACATT CCTGAgtatgaggaagaggaagatgagcaTCTTCAACCAGCTCCAATCGCACGGATCCTCAAGTACAATCAGTCAGAGTGGCCCTACATGCTCCTGGGCTCTTTGGGAGCTGCTATCAATGGTTCTGTTAACCCCATCTATGCTGTGCTGTTTAGTCAAATTCTCGGG ACCTTTGCCCTAGCTGACATAAATGAGCAGAGGAACCAGATAAATGGGATATGTGttctgttttgcattgtggctgCAACAAGTGTCTTCTCACAGTATTTACAG GGATACGCCTTTGCAAAGTCTGGAGAGTTGCTGACACGTCGCCTAAGGAAATTGGGCTTCCAGGCCATGCTGAGACAAGACATTGGCTGGTTTGATGACCTCCAAAACAGCCCTGGAGCGCTGACCACCAGACTGGCCACTGACGCCTCCATGGTCCAGGGT GCTACAGGATCGCAGATTGGCATGGTCGTCAATTCCTTGACCAACATTGGAGCCTCCTTCATCATTGCCTTCTATTTTAGCTGGAAGCTAACTTTGGTCATTATGTGCTTCTTGCCGCTCATTGGGCTGTCTGGACTCTTGCAAGCCAAAATGTTGACTGGTTTTGCAAATGAAGATAAAAAAGCAATGGAAGACGCAGGCCAG GTTTCCAGTGAAGCTCTTGCCAACATCAGAACCATTGCAGGTTTAACCAAAGAGAGCACATTTGTGGAATCGTATGAGCAAAAACTCGAGTGTCCTTATAAATCTGCCAAGAAGCGGGCCAACATCTACGGGCTcttttttggcttgtcccaatgTGTAATATTCATGGCATACGCTACGTCGTTTCGGTATGGGGGATACTTGGTGAACGCTGAGGGACTGCAGTATGTGATAGTTTTCAG GGTGATATCGGCAGTTGTAACCAGCGGAACTGCACTGGGTAGAGCTTCTTCTTTCACTCCTGATTACGCCAAAGCTAAGACAGCTGCCGCTCATTTATTCAAACTTTTGGATCGAACACCTAAAATCAGCATAAGCAGCACGGATGGCGAGAAATGG GAGAACTTCAAGGGTGAAATAGAGTTTGTCAATTGTGAGTTCACCTACCCAACACGCCCGGATGTGCGCGTGTTGAAAGGTCTGCTGGTGTCCGTAAAGCCCGGTGAGACGTTGGCGTTCGTGGGGAGCAGCGGCTGTGGTAAAAGCACCAGTGTTCAACTGTTGGAAAGGTTCTACGACCCGGACGAAGGGAAAGTG TTGATCGATGGTCGCCCGTCTCAGTCAGTGAATGTGCCCTTCCTGAGATCTCAGATTGGCATCGTGTCCCAGGAGCCTGTTTTGTTTGACTGCAGCATAGCTGAGAATATTCAGTATGGGGACAACACGCGCAGCGTCAGCAGAGAAGAAATTGTGGAGGCGGCCAAGAAAGCTTACCTCCATGACTTTGTGATGACGCTACCAGAT AAATATGAAACCCAGGTTGGTGCGCAAGGTTCCCAGCTATCAAGAGGACAAAAACAACGCATCGCCATTGCCAGGGCTATTGTCAGGAACCCCAAGATCCTTCTTCTAGATGAGGCCACCTCTGCCCTGGACACGGAAAGTGAAAAG actGTCCAGTCTGCTCTGGATGACGCGAGAAAAGGTCGAACCAGCATCGTCATTGCTCACCGACTCTCCACCATCCAGAACGCTGACATCATTGCAGTGATGTCACATGGTGTCGTCATAGAACAAGGCACGCATGATGAACTCATGGCCAAGACTGGTGCTTACTACAAACTGGTCACAACTGGTGCGCCCATCAGCTAG
- the LOC133512141 gene encoding glucose-6-phosphatase 2-like has protein sequence MDFVYNNEVLVIQHLQNNYGEYHDFLVLISTVGDPRNIFSVYFPLWFHLNHSVGTKMIWAAVFGDWFNLIFKWILFGQRPYWWVHESHLIQNGSLPHLEQFRITCETGPGSPSGHTMGSSCLWYVMITSVLNSTGLAAFTTDHTSKRFWLLKSCLWTAFWIIQISVCISRVFIATHFPHQVILGLLAGMLVAKTVEHIPSVYNASLKTYIQTSVFLFSVALGFYLLLNLAGTDPLWSVTKAKRWCASPDWIHLDTTPFAGLVRNLGVLFGLGLAVNSEMFIQSCKGKNGHEIRFKLMCVAATLTTLQVYGVVKIPTHTEVLFYILSFCKSASMPLVVVALIPYCVFLMMGHEDRKLV, from the exons ATGGATTTTGTCTACAATAATGAGGTGCTGGTTATTCAGCATCTCCAGAACAACTACGGGGAATACCATGACTTTCTCGTCCTCATTTCAACCGTGGGCGACCCTCGAAATATATTCTCGGTTTATTTCCCCCTGTGGTTCCACCTCAATCACAGTGTGGGCACCAAGATGATATGGGCGGCTGTTTTTGGTGACTGGTTCAATCTCATTTTCAAATG GATTCTCTTTGGGCAGCGACCCTATTGGTGGGTGCATGAAAGTCATCTTATCCAGAACGGTTCTCTCCCCCATTTGGAACAGTTTCGCATAACTTGTGAAACAGGTCCAG GTAGTCCATCCGGTCACACCATGGGCTCATCATGCCTTTGGTATGTCATGATCACGTCTGTGCTCAACTCAACTGGGCTTGCCGCTTTCACCACAGACCACACTTCCAAGAG GTTTTGGCTTCTGAAGTCATGCCTGTGGACTGCTTTTTGGATCATTCAAATAAGTGTTTGCATCTCCAGGGTTTTTATTGCCACACATTTCCCTCATCAGGTCATCCTCGGTCTTCTAGCTG GAATGCTCGTCGCAAAGACAGTTGAACACATCCCCTCCGTTTACAATGCAAGTTTGAAAACTTACATTCAGACCAGTGTTTTCCTCTTCTCCGTTGCTCTCGGCTTCTACCTGCTACTCAACCTGGCAGGCACGGACCCACTGTGGTCAGTCACCAAAGCCAAGAGGTGGTGCGCCAGTCCAGACTGGATCCACCTCGACACCACTCCTTTCGCTGGGCTGGTGAGAAACCTGGGAGTCTTGTTCGGCCTGGGTCTGGCCGTCAACTCTGAGATGTTCATTCAAAGTTGTAAGGGCAAGAACGGCCACGAAATCCGATTTAAACTCATGTGCGTGGCCGCCACCCTCACGACCCTTCAAGTGTATGGCGTAGTGAAAATACCCACTCACACCGAGGTGCTTTTTTACATACTGTCTTTTTGCAAGAGTGCCTCAATGCCGCTTGTTGTGGTTGCTCTGATTCCGTACTGTGTTTTCCTGATGATGGGACACGAGGACAGGAAACTTGTTTAG
- the spc25 gene encoding kinetochore protein Spc25: MTSIADSNIAVIFEERRTEKHSRVLKAFAEHKDVIAELSHCYKQFIKLSREGGLKKSVDDEILFETAERFKKDLQHMNAISQEKKRTISEIKSNPAHQEKQTILQEIECFKKEQAQRREIIESQYKANKDRLKNLKKARVIFQEYLGLEIRKIHDEKLQFVFRCINKTDLDRPYVITMGLKNDRSYQIMSSLPPLECLPDLERRLQETNNLAVFLKNVRLQFIAQA; encoded by the exons ATGACATCAATCGCGGATAGCAACATAGCTGTCATTTTCGAAGAGCGAAGGACGGAGAAGCACAGCCGAGTGCTGAAAGCGTTTGCTGAGCACAAAGATGTTATCGCTGAGCTGAGCCACTGCTACAAGCAGTTTATCAAACTGTCTCGAG AAGGAGGTTTAAAGAAATCTGTGGATGACGAGATACTGTTTGAGACTGCTGAGAGATTTAAAAAAG ATTTGCAACACATGAATGCAATTTCGCAGGAGAAAAAGCGGACTATTTCAGAAATTAAATCCAATCCTGCTCATCAGGAAAAGCAGACTATTCTCCAGGAGATTGagtgttttaaaaaagaacaaGCCCAGAGAAGAGAGA tAATTGAGTCCCAGTATAAAGCAAACAAGGACAGACTGAAGAACCTGAAGAAAGCCAGAGTAATCTTTCAGGAATATTTGGGGTTGGAAATACGAAAAATTCATG atgaaaagttgcagtttgTGTTCCGGTGTATCAACAAGACTGATCTGGACCGTCCATACGTCATTACAATGGGACTCAAGAACGACAGATCATATCAAA TTATGTCCAGCCTGCCTCCACTTGAGTGTCTGCCCGACTTGGAGAGGCGGCTCCAGGAGACCAACAACTTAGCAGTTTTCCTGAAAAATGTCAGGTTGCAGTTTATCGCCCAAGCTTGA
- the nostrin gene encoding nostrin isoform X1 has product MKDCISSCSFNQLYQNVKHVSKDGEYFCKELMSVLHQRAELEHTYAKGLQKLAGKLMRASKSMTNNSVYNAWCQVSDEMYSRADAHRSLGNAFEQEAILELRQVLDEHIKRKRPLDNAIERTGKLVTANWTEQLKTKKKLAGLTREHEALFNFVESNKRISTEKEKQKMLNRLTKSAEVQTRVDEEYFHTNMEGQQMRLKWENTLKNCYQVIQELEKQRIEVLCNILTRYNLHMSSFGQTLKHGQKQIELLVQRVDMDKDIQILVEENNIATTDNKAEFLMTDYFEEDSKSLMCRERRREAIKVKLHRLEEGILKAKKDCEGIEKLMKTYSENPSFSNQRNLEETEQQLDENTLKLDLLEATHYKLSVSLWEIEGKPRSSHRFSDCIVKWKDKDCEHSVVQLTRPVKLSKSPFRSRHSLRASIIYKGPVQTTKDPTAEPAPSGQISSKVQLQESEDAVRTPKHMHGAKEHVQRTPDVCTVGQCKALYSFIPQRSDELMLNQGDLLDIYTKDESGWWFGALHGQTGHFPASYVEELPALSNMKSTEA; this is encoded by the exons ATGAAGGACTGTATCAGCAGCTGCTCT TTTAACCAACTGTACCAAAACGTCAAACATGTTTCAAAAGACGGCGAGTATTTTTGCAAAGAACTTATGAGTGTTTTGCATCAAAG GGCCGAGCTAGAACACACGTATGCTAAGGGGCTCCAAAAATTGGCTGGAAAACTCATGAGAGCTTCCAAAAGCATGACCAACAA CTCTGTCTACAACGCCTGGTGTCAGGTGTCAGATGAGATGTACTCGCGGGCTGATGCGCACAG GTCATTGGGAAATGCATTTGAGCAGGAGGCCATTCTGGAATTACGTCAAGTCTTAGACGAGCATATCAAGAGAAAGAGGCCT CTCGACAATGCCATCGAGAGAACAGGAAAACTTGTCACGGCAAACTGGACGGAGCAACTCAAG ACAAAGAAGAAACTGGCTGGACTAACGCGGGAGCACGAGGCTTTATTCAACTTTGTTGAGAGTAATAAACGCATATccacagagaaagaaaaacaaaag ATGCTAAACCGACTGACCAAGTCAGCAGAGGTACAGACACGAGTGGATGAGGAGTACTTTCATACCAACATGGAGGGTCAACAAATGAGACTCAAGTGGGAAAATACACTTAAAAACTGCTACCAG GTCATCCAGGAGCTAGAGAAGCAACGGATTGAAGTTCTTTGCAACATTCTGACCCGCTACAACCTTCACATGTCCAGTTTTGGGCAGACCCTCAAACat GGCCAAAAGCAGATAGAACTGCTAGTCCAAAGGGTGGACATGGATAAAGACATACAAATACTGGTTGAGGAGAACAACATTGCAACAACAGACAACAAAGCGGAATTTTTGATGACGGATTATTTT GAGGAAGACAGCAAATCACTGATGTGCAGAGAGCGAAGAAGAGAAGCCATTAAAGTGAAACTCCATCGCTTGGAGGAAGGAATCTTAAAAGCAAAGAAAGACTGCGAAG GGattgaaaagttgatgaaaacCTACTCTGAAAATCCTTCCTTTTCAAACCAGAGGAACCTGGAGGAgaccgagcagcagctcgatGAG AATACTCTGAAGCTGGATCTCCTGGAGGCCACGCACTATAAACTCTCTGTATCGTTGTGGGAAATAGAGGGCAAACCCAGGTCCTCCCACCGATTTAGCGACTGCATTGTTAAGTGGAAAGATAAG GACTGCGAGCACAGTGTGGTGCAGCTGACTCGGCCTGTGAAGCTCAGCAAGAGTCCATTCAGAAGCAGACACTCTCTGAGAGCTTCCATCATCTACAAAGGACCTGTTCAGACTACAAAAGATCCCACAGCAGAGCCTGCGCCCAGTGGTCAGATTTCCAGCAAAGTACAGTTACAGGAATCTGAAGACGCTGTTCGAACCCCAAAACACATGCACGGGGCAAAAGAACATG TTCAAAGAACACCAGATGTTTGCACGGTGGGACAATGCAAGGCCTTGTACAGCTTCATTCCTCAACGCAGTGATGAATTAATGCTAAATCAAG GGGATCTACTAGACATTTACACAAAGGACGAGAGCGGCTGGTGGTTTGGTGCACTTCATGGCCAGACAGGCCATTTTCCAGCCAGCTATGTTGAAGAACTGCCCGCGCTAAGCAATATGAAATCGACTGAAGCCTGA
- the nostrin gene encoding nostrin isoform X2, translated as MKDCISSCSFNQLYQNVKHVSKDGEYFCKELMSVLHQRAELEHTYAKGLQKLAGKLMRASKSMTNNSVYNAWCQVSDEMYSRADAHRSLGNAFEQEAILELRQVLDEHIKRKRPLDNAIERTGKLVTANWTEQLKTKKKLAGLTREHEALFNFVESNKRISTEKEKQKMLNRLTKSAEVQTRVDEEYFHTNMEGQQMRLKWENTLKNCYQVIQELEKQRIEVLCNILTRYNLHMSSFGQTLKHGQKQIELLVQRVDMDKDIQILVEENNIATTDNKAEFLMTDYFEEDSKSLMCRERRREAIKVKLHRLEEGILKAKKDCEGIEKLMKTYSENPSFSNQRNLEETEQQLDENTLKLDLLEATHYKLSVSLWEIEGKPRSSHRFSDCIVKWKDKVKAISLCFKSRNSIPLGPPGGILVLRYCSRLRAQCGAADSACEAQQESIQKQTLSESFHHLQRTCSDYKRSHSRACAQWSDFQQSTVTGI; from the exons ATGAAGGACTGTATCAGCAGCTGCTCT TTTAACCAACTGTACCAAAACGTCAAACATGTTTCAAAAGACGGCGAGTATTTTTGCAAAGAACTTATGAGTGTTTTGCATCAAAG GGCCGAGCTAGAACACACGTATGCTAAGGGGCTCCAAAAATTGGCTGGAAAACTCATGAGAGCTTCCAAAAGCATGACCAACAA CTCTGTCTACAACGCCTGGTGTCAGGTGTCAGATGAGATGTACTCGCGGGCTGATGCGCACAG GTCATTGGGAAATGCATTTGAGCAGGAGGCCATTCTGGAATTACGTCAAGTCTTAGACGAGCATATCAAGAGAAAGAGGCCT CTCGACAATGCCATCGAGAGAACAGGAAAACTTGTCACGGCAAACTGGACGGAGCAACTCAAG ACAAAGAAGAAACTGGCTGGACTAACGCGGGAGCACGAGGCTTTATTCAACTTTGTTGAGAGTAATAAACGCATATccacagagaaagaaaaacaaaag ATGCTAAACCGACTGACCAAGTCAGCAGAGGTACAGACACGAGTGGATGAGGAGTACTTTCATACCAACATGGAGGGTCAACAAATGAGACTCAAGTGGGAAAATACACTTAAAAACTGCTACCAG GTCATCCAGGAGCTAGAGAAGCAACGGATTGAAGTTCTTTGCAACATTCTGACCCGCTACAACCTTCACATGTCCAGTTTTGGGCAGACCCTCAAACat GGCCAAAAGCAGATAGAACTGCTAGTCCAAAGGGTGGACATGGATAAAGACATACAAATACTGGTTGAGGAGAACAACATTGCAACAACAGACAACAAAGCGGAATTTTTGATGACGGATTATTTT GAGGAAGACAGCAAATCACTGATGTGCAGAGAGCGAAGAAGAGAAGCCATTAAAGTGAAACTCCATCGCTTGGAGGAAGGAATCTTAAAAGCAAAGAAAGACTGCGAAG GGattgaaaagttgatgaaaacCTACTCTGAAAATCCTTCCTTTTCAAACCAGAGGAACCTGGAGGAgaccgagcagcagctcgatGAG AATACTCTGAAGCTGGATCTCCTGGAGGCCACGCACTATAAACTCTCTGTATCGTTGTGGGAAATAGAGGGCAAACCCAGGTCCTCCCACCGATTTAGCGACTGCATTGTTAAGTGGAAAGATAAG GTCAAAGCCATAAGTTTATGTTTTAAAAGCAGGAACAGCATTCCTTTAGGGCCACctggtggcatcttggtgctACGGTACTGTTcaa GACTGCGAGCACAGTGTGGTGCAGCTGACTCGGCCTGTGAAGCTCAGCAAGAGTCCATTCAGAAGCAGACACTCTCTGAGAGCTTCCATCATCTACAAAGGACCTGTTCAGACTACAAAAGATCCCACAGCAGAGCCTGCGCCCAGTGGTCAGATTTCCAGCAAAGTACAGTTACAGGAATCTGA